The proteins below come from a single Saccharopolyspora sp. SCSIO 74807 genomic window:
- a CDS encoding GGDEF domain-containing protein → MSDTVGWTATAPEVVGNAALIHYVCTRSTRLEAENGELRRQIEFWRDYTGELERELARASAQAWDTVAEVPIRAVWESIVDARLAGEPGRTAVVWADLDHFKQVNDRHGHLVGDAVLREVARRLQDAFAVRSPVVTRLGGDEFGVVVSDLDENTDLARFATLMLEPVPLPAGRSVHVSASVGYAHAAELPCGAGRDELLRRADAGVYAHKPDTAAEVRCTPGPRGRARASADAVLGAAR, encoded by the coding sequence ATGAGCGACACCGTGGGATGGACGGCGACCGCACCGGAAGTCGTCGGCAACGCCGCGCTGATCCATTACGTGTGCACCCGTAGCACGAGGCTGGAGGCCGAGAACGGCGAACTGCGCAGGCAGATCGAGTTCTGGCGTGATTACACCGGTGAACTGGAACGAGAACTGGCGCGGGCCAGCGCGCAGGCCTGGGACACCGTGGCCGAAGTACCGATCCGCGCGGTGTGGGAGTCCATCGTGGACGCCCGCCTGGCCGGTGAACCCGGCCGTACCGCGGTGGTCTGGGCCGATCTCGACCACTTCAAGCAGGTCAACGACCGGCACGGGCACCTCGTCGGCGACGCGGTGCTGCGCGAGGTCGCGCGCCGTCTGCAGGACGCCTTCGCCGTGCGCTCACCGGTGGTGACGCGGCTGGGCGGGGACGAGTTCGGCGTCGTCGTCAGCGACCTCGACGAGAACACGGATCTCGCGCGGTTCGCCACGTTGATGCTCGAACCGGTCCCGCTCCCCGCTGGACGGTCGGTGCACGTGTCCGCCTCGGTCGGATACGCCCACGCCGCCGAGCTGCCCTGTGGAGCGGGCCGGGACGAGCTGTTGCGGCGCGCCGATGCGGGCGTCTACGCGCACAAGCCCGACACGGCCGCCGAGGTCCGCTGCACACCTGGCCCGCGTGGCCGCGCGCGGGCCTCGGCCGATGCGGTGCTGGGAGCGGCGCGATGA
- a CDS encoding SAF domain-containing protein has protein sequence MWGTALVLVLGAAGGNAALIAQVADREPMLVLARDVPWGERISGADVRQADLPAPVGDFAVPDTERGQVVGLVAGHNLKAGSLLAHSDLIRQAVPGPGQQVVGLRLEPGRFPARGLAPNDPVVVRPAPENSSTAADSGAQISPQGTEFTARVVRSSPPDADGAITVDLLVAEDTASAAAQAAVTGAQVSLLGPPH, from the coding sequence ATGTGGGGCACCGCCCTCGTGCTCGTGCTCGGTGCCGCCGGGGGCAATGCCGCGCTGATCGCTCAGGTCGCGGATCGGGAGCCGATGCTGGTGCTGGCCCGCGATGTTCCGTGGGGCGAGCGCATTTCCGGCGCCGATGTGCGGCAAGCAGACCTTCCCGCCCCGGTCGGGGACTTCGCCGTCCCGGACACCGAACGCGGCCAGGTCGTGGGGTTGGTCGCCGGGCACAACCTCAAGGCCGGGAGCCTGCTGGCCCACAGCGACCTGATTCGCCAAGCGGTCCCTGGTCCTGGGCAGCAAGTGGTCGGGCTGCGGCTCGAACCCGGCCGGTTTCCCGCCCGCGGGCTGGCACCGAACGATCCGGTCGTCGTGCGGCCTGCGCCTGAGAACTCCAGCACCGCGGCGGATTCCGGCGCACAGATCAGCCCGCAGGGCACCGAGTTCACCGCTCGCGTCGTGCGCAGTTCCCCACCCGATGCCGACGGGGCGATCACGGTCGACCTGCTCGTTGCCGAGGACACCGCGTCGGCGGCCGCACAAGCAGCAGTCACTGGTGCCCAGGTGAGCCTGCTCGGCCCACCGCACTGA
- a CDS encoding methyltransferase: protein MTTMLCGLVAAPLVTLGLMPWFPSWPVWTPTLIGAGMAVLSAAVHARFAADPAWAAWWWLAVIGTVLGLIDTKHHRLPYPWLTILAIGGVTMLGAVRPELIGWLIGASLLVLALGLLVQWLMPSEVGFGDTLLLAALAPFWAWHGWTTVLTGLTTAHLMLGAFAGLAWLSRLREPSTRIAAGPGLLLGAWIPLL from the coding sequence GTGACCACGATGCTGTGCGGGCTCGTCGCCGCCCCGCTGGTGACCCTCGGGTTGATGCCGTGGTTTCCCAGCTGGCCGGTGTGGACGCCGACCTTGATCGGGGCGGGAATGGCGGTGCTGTCGGCGGCGGTGCACGCGCGGTTCGCGGCGGATCCGGCGTGGGCGGCGTGGTGGTGGCTCGCGGTGATCGGCACGGTGCTCGGCCTGATCGACACCAAGCATCACCGGCTGCCGTACCCGTGGCTGACGATCCTGGCGATCGGCGGCGTAACCATGCTCGGAGCAGTGCGCCCCGAGCTGATCGGATGGTTGATCGGCGCGAGCCTGCTGGTACTGGCGCTCGGGCTGCTGGTGCAGTGGCTGATGCCGAGCGAGGTCGGATTCGGCGACACACTCCTGCTCGCCGCGCTGGCACCGTTCTGGGCCTGGCACGGCTGGACGACCGTGCTCACCGGACTGACCACGGCGCACCTGATGCTCGGGGCTTTCGCGGGGCTGGCATGGTTGTCCAGGCTCCGCGAGCCAAGCACGCGAATCGCGGCCGGACCGGGGCTGCTGTTGGGGGCGTGGATTCCGTTGCTGTGA
- a CDS encoding RHS repeat-associated core domain-containing protein, whose protein sequence is MSPGDLGVAMADFPEHLFSLGGSPEAIAGSARRYDRFGGSASHAAERITGMDTGQFQGPEAEQFREKVDSELPPNLRVTGTAFSQVGTALDTFSSRLSELQGKMRPLAHQAPGLWEQLKASEGRVERAQSADRAHARSEQDRAAHAPAGHAPPPPGTPYESDTGDASAALSSARVAWQDCVDKANGLRTEMTAAARECTNRINEAKEMRFQEPPASYDLIGQGRDFIRENKDVLKSISEALKVVSGALAVVGLVLQAIPVVGNAVGGAFLIAAGITGGAALAIDAGIYAATGEGSLTSILVDTALTVIPFGKVAKLGSKVVGGLSKVAKNARGTKHGGDLASHTDETKSLTTGGDPIDVNSGRMLQTQTDVELDGVLPLVLRRTHLSSYRIGQAFGSSWASTLDQRLEVDGDGAYFASDDALALAYPDPMPGVTVLPRVGPQWPLTRTEDGEYVLTDVEQGRFLHFTQHDTHWPLTAITDRNGHRIDFVHDDTGLPTEVRHSGGYRIRIETTDRLVTALYLCGADNGADVPLMRYRYRGDRLTEVINASGQPMRFDYDDAGRITGWQDRVGSSYRFTYDGEGRCIRGEGADGFLSCTLAYDSDNSITYLTDSLGNQTEYHLNDDGKIIREVGPLGSETLSEWDEHRRLSSRTDPLGRTTRYWYDDNGNVTTVLRPDGNRISVEYNELRQPVTMIAPDGTLKRHEYDDAGNLTRVIDPMGAVTAYGYNERGHLTAVTDTLGHASTVETNAAGLPTAITGPTGGTTRYERDGFGRVVANIDPVGGVTRLGYTVDGKPAWRILPSGATERWLYDGEGNLRTHIDPLGQTTRSEATHFELPSAEVRPDGTRLEFGYDTELRLVSVTNQRGLVWSYEYDAAGNLTAEHDFDGRTLTYQHDAAGELVARTNGAGETTSFLRDPLGQVLERRSGGSVASFRYDALGRLLEATNDDAQVRFERDSLGRVLTESVNGRTVSSTYDALGRRTRRLTPSGAESVWDYDEGSNPLALHTAGRTVRFSHDAAGREIRRSLGANVALTQEWDANHQLTAQAVIGTAERQTQHRAYAYRPDGYLVGIEDQIAGPRRFDLDHVGRVTAVHGSGWSERYAYDTAGNITSASWPAPESESEALGEREYSGSLIRRAGKVRYEHDAQGRLVLRQQKRLSQKPATWRYTWDADDRLTRVATPEGSHWRYRYDALGRRTAKQRLALDGSIIEQVTFAWDGAQLAEQSQTHESAENPESANASVMVWDYEPGTFRPVTQRERGSLREASQETIDERFHLIVTDLVGSPAELVDDDGAVAWHSRMTMWGTVPGRREHDAATPLRFPGQYHDEESELYYNYHRHYSPETGQYASADPLGLGPAPNPTSYVDNPFRLSDPVGLSPYQGGQAAGRDPEFPSISKDNYRGRFNAWLNKNGFQRLPKDWDAHHAVPQEYRNHPEFHDFDFDAPSNMRGIPGSRMGSRGANVHQEITNQWKWFHDLNPNPTRAEIEDVTSQIDRGYGEYFWAEPK, encoded by the coding sequence ATGAGCCCTGGTGATTTGGGGGTCGCGATGGCGGATTTTCCGGAGCACTTGTTCTCGCTGGGTGGATCACCGGAAGCGATCGCGGGTTCGGCGCGCCGGTATGACCGCTTCGGCGGGTCCGCGTCGCACGCAGCCGAGCGGATCACCGGCATGGATACCGGCCAGTTTCAGGGGCCGGAGGCTGAGCAGTTCCGGGAGAAGGTCGATTCGGAGCTGCCGCCGAACCTGCGGGTGACCGGGACGGCGTTCAGCCAGGTCGGGACGGCGTTGGACACCTTCTCGTCGCGATTGTCGGAGCTGCAGGGCAAGATGCGACCGCTGGCGCATCAGGCGCCCGGCCTGTGGGAGCAGCTCAAGGCCAGTGAGGGACGTGTGGAGCGCGCTCAGTCGGCCGACCGCGCTCATGCTCGGTCTGAGCAAGATCGCGCCGCTCATGCCCCGGCCGGGCATGCTCCGCCACCGCCTGGAACCCCGTACGAATCGGATACCGGGGACGCCTCGGCGGCGTTGTCGTCAGCGCGCGTGGCCTGGCAGGACTGTGTGGACAAGGCCAATGGTCTGCGCACGGAGATGACCGCAGCCGCGCGGGAGTGCACGAACCGCATCAACGAGGCCAAGGAGATGCGGTTCCAGGAGCCTCCAGCCAGCTATGACCTCATCGGGCAGGGCCGGGACTTCATCCGCGAGAACAAGGACGTGCTCAAGAGCATTTCGGAAGCGCTCAAGGTGGTGTCGGGTGCGCTCGCGGTCGTCGGCCTAGTGCTGCAGGCGATCCCGGTGGTCGGCAACGCCGTCGGCGGAGCGTTCCTGATCGCCGCGGGCATCACCGGTGGTGCGGCGCTGGCCATTGACGCCGGTATCTACGCCGCCACCGGCGAAGGCAGCCTCACCTCGATCCTCGTGGACACGGCATTAACGGTCATCCCGTTCGGCAAGGTCGCCAAACTCGGCAGCAAAGTGGTCGGGGGCCTGTCCAAGGTTGCCAAGAACGCCCGAGGCACCAAGCACGGCGGCGACCTCGCCAGCCACACCGACGAGACGAAATCCCTGACCACGGGCGGAGACCCGATCGACGTCAACAGCGGGCGCATGCTGCAGACGCAGACCGATGTCGAGCTCGACGGCGTTCTTCCGTTGGTGCTACGCCGGACTCATCTGTCGTCGTATCGGATCGGGCAGGCGTTCGGGTCGAGTTGGGCATCCACATTGGACCAGCGCTTGGAAGTCGACGGCGATGGCGCGTATTTCGCCTCGGACGACGCCCTCGCGCTGGCCTACCCGGACCCGATGCCCGGGGTCACGGTCCTTCCACGCGTCGGGCCGCAATGGCCGCTGACCCGTACCGAGGACGGCGAGTATGTGCTCACCGACGTGGAGCAGGGACGGTTCCTGCACTTCACGCAGCACGACACGCACTGGCCGCTCACGGCGATCACCGACCGCAACGGCCACCGCATCGACTTCGTCCACGACGACACCGGTCTGCCCACCGAGGTCCGCCACAGCGGTGGCTACCGGATCCGGATCGAGACCACCGACCGCCTCGTGACGGCGCTGTACCTGTGCGGCGCTGACAACGGCGCGGACGTGCCGCTGATGCGCTACCGGTACCGGGGAGACCGGCTCACCGAGGTCATCAACGCCTCCGGACAACCGATGCGGTTCGACTACGACGACGCCGGTCGCATCACCGGTTGGCAAGACCGCGTCGGCAGCTCGTACCGCTTCACCTACGACGGCGAAGGCCGCTGCATCCGCGGGGAAGGCGCAGACGGGTTCCTCAGCTGCACGCTGGCGTACGACAGCGACAACTCGATCACCTACCTCACCGATTCCCTCGGCAATCAGACTGAATACCACCTCAACGATGACGGCAAAATCATCCGCGAGGTCGGCCCGTTGGGCAGCGAGACATTGTCCGAATGGGACGAGCACCGGCGGCTTTCCTCGCGCACCGACCCCCTCGGGCGCACCACGCGGTACTGGTATGACGACAACGGGAACGTCACGACCGTGCTTAGGCCGGACGGCAACCGGATTTCCGTGGAGTACAACGAGCTACGGCAGCCGGTTACCATGATCGCGCCCGACGGCACGCTCAAGCGTCATGAGTACGACGACGCGGGCAACCTCACCCGGGTCATCGACCCGATGGGCGCGGTAACCGCCTACGGCTACAACGAGCGCGGCCATCTCACTGCTGTCACCGACACGTTGGGGCATGCCAGTACGGTCGAAACGAACGCGGCGGGACTTCCGACGGCGATTACCGGGCCGACCGGCGGGACGACCCGGTACGAGCGGGACGGCTTCGGCCGCGTCGTCGCCAACATCGATCCGGTTGGCGGCGTGACCCGGCTCGGCTATACCGTCGACGGCAAACCCGCATGGCGGATCCTACCCAGTGGTGCCACCGAACGGTGGCTCTACGACGGCGAGGGCAACCTCCGCACTCACATCGACCCGCTCGGTCAGACCACCCGTTCCGAAGCCACGCACTTCGAACTGCCCTCGGCCGAAGTCCGTCCCGACGGCACGCGACTGGAATTCGGCTACGACACCGAACTCCGACTCGTCAGCGTCACGAACCAGCGCGGCTTGGTGTGGAGCTACGAATACGACGCTGCGGGCAACCTCACCGCCGAGCACGACTTCGACGGACGAACCCTCACTTACCAGCACGACGCCGCAGGTGAACTCGTTGCACGCACCAACGGAGCGGGCGAGACGACCTCGTTCCTCCGTGATCCGTTGGGCCAGGTCCTCGAACGCCGCAGTGGAGGTTCTGTGGCGTCGTTCCGCTATGACGCCCTCGGAAGGCTGCTGGAAGCAACCAACGACGACGCACAGGTGCGCTTTGAACGTGACTCGCTGGGCCGCGTGCTCACTGAATCCGTCAACGGCCGCACTGTCAGCTCGACCTACGACGCACTGGGACGGCGCACTCGACGACTCACTCCCTCCGGCGCGGAAAGCGTGTGGGACTACGACGAGGGAAGCAACCCGCTCGCGCTGCACACCGCGGGACGCACGGTGCGGTTCAGCCACGATGCAGCCGGGCGAGAAATCCGCAGATCCCTCGGAGCGAATGTGGCGCTGACCCAAGAATGGGACGCCAACCATCAGCTCACGGCACAGGCCGTGATCGGAACGGCCGAAAGGCAGACCCAGCATCGTGCCTACGCCTATCGTCCCGACGGCTACTTGGTCGGCATCGAGGACCAGATCGCGGGGCCTCGTCGCTTCGACCTTGACCACGTCGGACGCGTCACCGCTGTGCACGGTTCCGGGTGGAGTGAACGCTACGCCTACGACACGGCGGGCAACATCACCAGTGCATCGTGGCCTGCGCCGGAGAGCGAGTCCGAGGCGTTGGGCGAGCGCGAATACAGCGGCAGCCTGATCAGGCGAGCCGGCAAGGTCCGCTACGAACACGACGCGCAAGGCCGGTTGGTGTTGCGGCAGCAGAAGCGCCTGTCGCAGAAGCCCGCCACATGGCGATACACCTGGGACGCCGATGACCGGCTTACGCGTGTGGCCACACCGGAGGGATCCCACTGGCGCTATCGATACGACGCCTTGGGGCGACGCACCGCCAAGCAACGTCTCGCCCTGGACGGCTCGATCATCGAGCAGGTCACGTTCGCCTGGGACGGCGCACAGCTCGCGGAGCAATCCCAGACTCATGAAAGCGCGGAAAACCCGGAATCTGCCAATGCGTCGGTGATGGTCTGGGACTACGAACCAGGAACGTTCCGTCCGGTCACCCAACGAGAACGGGGATCTCTCCGCGAGGCGTCCCAAGAAACCATCGACGAGCGCTTCCACCTGATCGTCACTGATCTCGTGGGTTCTCCCGCGGAGCTGGTCGATGATGACGGCGCGGTCGCTTGGCATAGCCGCATGACAATGTGGGGAACCGTGCCCGGTCGACGGGAACACGACGCCGCTACGCCGCTGCGCTTTCCCGGCCAGTACCACGATGAGGAAAGTGAACTCTACTACAACTACCACCGGCATTACTCGCCCGAAACAGGACAGTACGCATCCGCGGACCCGCTTGGACTGGGACCGGCGCCGAATCCGACTTCGTACGTCGACAACCCCTTCCGGTTATCGGACCCGGTAGGGCTCTCGCCCTACCAGGGCGGCCAGGCGGCAGGACGCGACCCCGAATTCCCCTCCATCAGTAAGGACAACTACCGTGGCAGATTCAACGCTTGGCTGAACAAGAATGGCTTCCAGCGACTCCCGAAGGACTGGGACGCCCACCACGCGGTGCCGCAGGAGTACCGGAACCACCCGGAATTCCACGACTTCGACTTCGACGCGCCGTCCAACATGCGCGGGATCCCCGGTAGTAGGATGGGATCTCGCGGGGCCAACGTCCACCAGGAAATCACGAATCAGTGGAAGTGGTTCCACGATCTCAACCCGAACCCTACGCGAGCTGAGATCGAAGACGTAACGAGCCAGATCGATAGGGGCTACGGTGAATATTTCTGGGCAGAGCCTAAATGA
- a CDS encoding helix-turn-helix domain-containing protein: MDDHRVGALVKEWRRKRDLSVRELAKQISISHGQLSRLEAGHRRLRRELAEILDRELETSGHFVDAVSRLPVNGDDPAGNAHGRAAAVVAQVPPVEELVDRVALLETITREATSPTSPGTSSPMTLVLTGPGGIGKTAVAATAAAQLRQRFDGVLWADMRGWDTNTGPRIPATVLRSWCALTTQTPVTELPSDLDELVGLWRSSLLDKRYIIGVDNARSDQISALIPASPGSVVLITSRDRVPDVPGRVRWVSVPPLNIDDATALIAARAHQPHHRVAGLAARGAGLPLALRALGDYIAAHDADEEMIAEMSADTVPPDAVRGAARASYEHLTDEQARAWRLCAYLPDVTPESAAAITGLDTPQVRELLNAVADVSLLTKHGREWKYHELHRAFALEESHRVDSRAVRDNAAERTLGYMLHGWANAGVMLAPDRAAGPPLEPPPAGVRPPHFDSYEAALAWSESRWEYLPAAVRTAIDKGWNRLAWQLVASAFSYIILVKSYDQAYRLTQQVLEVTERSDSVEGHAWMLNILGYIDTERHHLDDAVEHLEQALQLRRRRGDLRDIGWAAQGLGRAQLLRGDSPDTVTATLTEAIDALDSIGGTSASASARSLRGTLNLAARDLDTAAADLTRAVEQLPVGGDPLLHCYAYTRLAETRLHQHELADAAELAQHAADYAHEHTAQFSEVDALDILGQTRKAQHHPDDAAQAWRRALQIADNIGDPEADRIQDQLDSLDLAD; this comes from the coding sequence GTGGACGATCACCGTGTGGGCGCGCTGGTGAAGGAGTGGCGACGCAAGCGCGATCTGTCGGTGCGGGAACTCGCCAAACAGATCAGCATCAGCCACGGCCAGCTCTCCCGGCTCGAGGCAGGACACCGCCGATTGCGGCGCGAGTTGGCCGAGATTCTTGATCGCGAGCTGGAAACCAGCGGTCACTTCGTCGACGCCGTGTCGCGGTTGCCGGTCAACGGCGACGACCCCGCAGGCAACGCCCACGGGCGCGCTGCCGCCGTAGTGGCCCAGGTTCCCCCGGTCGAAGAACTCGTCGATCGCGTCGCCTTGCTGGAAACGATCACCCGGGAGGCCACCTCACCGACAAGCCCCGGTACGTCGTCGCCGATGACGCTGGTGCTGACCGGCCCGGGAGGCATCGGCAAAACCGCGGTCGCGGCCACGGCCGCTGCGCAGCTACGGCAGCGTTTCGACGGGGTGTTGTGGGCCGACATGCGCGGGTGGGACACCAACACCGGGCCTCGCATCCCGGCCACGGTGCTGCGCTCATGGTGCGCGTTGACCACCCAGACCCCGGTGACCGAACTCCCGTCCGACCTCGACGAACTCGTCGGACTGTGGCGCAGCAGCCTGCTGGACAAGCGCTACATCATCGGTGTGGACAACGCTCGATCCGATCAGATCTCTGCCCTGATCCCGGCCTCGCCCGGTAGCGTGGTGCTGATAACCAGTCGTGATCGAGTGCCCGACGTGCCCGGACGGGTCCGGTGGGTATCGGTGCCACCACTGAACATCGACGACGCCACCGCCCTGATCGCCGCCCGCGCCCACCAACCGCACCACCGGGTAGCCGGTCTCGCCGCCCGCGGCGCGGGGCTGCCGCTGGCATTGCGAGCACTCGGGGACTACATCGCCGCGCATGATGCCGACGAGGAGATGATCGCCGAAATGTCCGCCGACACCGTCCCTCCCGATGCCGTGCGCGGCGCCGCCCGCGCCTCCTACGAGCACCTCACCGACGAACAGGCCCGGGCCTGGCGGCTGTGCGCCTACCTGCCGGACGTGACCCCGGAGTCGGCGGCAGCGATCACCGGTCTCGACACCCCGCAAGTCCGCGAGCTACTCAACGCCGTCGCCGATGTGTCGCTTTTGACCAAGCACGGCCGCGAATGGAAATACCACGAGCTGCACCGGGCTTTCGCGCTCGAAGAATCACACCGTGTCGACTCGCGCGCGGTCCGCGACAACGCCGCCGAACGCACCCTCGGCTACATGCTGCACGGCTGGGCCAACGCCGGCGTCATGCTCGCCCCCGACCGCGCCGCCGGTCCTCCGCTGGAACCGCCACCGGCCGGGGTCCGCCCACCGCATTTCGACTCCTACGAAGCCGCCCTTGCCTGGTCGGAATCCCGCTGGGAATACCTCCCCGCTGCCGTCCGCACCGCCATCGACAAAGGATGGAACCGGCTCGCCTGGCAACTCGTCGCCAGCGCCTTCAGCTACATCATCCTCGTGAAAAGCTATGACCAGGCGTATCGACTGACGCAGCAGGTCTTGGAGGTCACCGAGCGATCCGACTCGGTCGAAGGTCACGCCTGGATGCTCAACATCCTCGGCTACATCGACACCGAACGACACCACCTTGACGACGCCGTGGAGCATCTCGAGCAAGCCCTGCAACTCCGCCGCCGGCGCGGCGACCTGCGCGATATCGGCTGGGCCGCCCAAGGACTCGGACGAGCCCAACTACTCCGCGGAGACTCGCCCGACACCGTCACCGCAACGCTGACCGAGGCGATCGACGCCCTCGACAGCATCGGCGGCACCTCCGCGTCCGCGAGCGCACGTTCCCTTCGAGGAACCCTGAACCTCGCCGCCCGCGACCTCGACACGGCCGCCGCCGACTTGACCCGCGCGGTCGAACAACTCCCCGTCGGCGGCGACCCGCTGCTGCACTGCTACGCCTACACCCGCCTCGCCGAAACCCGCCTGCACCAACACGAACTCGCCGACGCGGCCGAGCTCGCCCAGCACGCCGCCGACTACGCCCACGAACACACCGCCCAGTTCAGCGAAGTCGACGCCCTCGACATCCTCGGCCAAACCCGCAAAGCCCAACACCACCCCGACGACGCCGCACAGGCATGGCGCCGCGCACTCCAGATCGCCGACAACATCGGCGACCCCGAAGCCGACCGCATCCAAGACCAGCTGGACTCGCTTGATCTCGCCGACTGA